The following coding sequences lie in one Halogeometricum rufum genomic window:
- a CDS encoding ABC transporter permease: MKWYIVRRLAWTVVATFIILSLTFGLMAASPDPQAASYVAEQVQTGGDFEQAQESYEKARGLDRPLWERYTNYMVGMATLDWGWSETRSQPVTQAIAEAWPYSVMYGTPALIISTVLGVAIGLYSATHRNSLEDYAASAFAFFGISIPDFWFAILMILVFGVWLGWIPIYYHSDVPWLSLENARQLVAPTLVVTLSSIASEMRFSRATALEYVNAEFVKTAKAKGANSWRRVTRHIFRPALVPLSTILVGDILNIVLVSSYLVEVVFGIPGLGQLSYKAILQQDVALVLATVLIPTFIAIVGNLFQDLAYTVLDPRIDYGDR, encoded by the coding sequence ATGAAGTGGTACATCGTTCGCCGCCTCGCGTGGACGGTCGTCGCGACGTTCATCATCCTGTCTCTCACCTTCGGGCTGATGGCGGCCTCTCCGGACCCGCAGGCCGCGTCGTACGTCGCCGAACAGGTCCAGACCGGCGGCGACTTCGAACAGGCACAGGAATCGTACGAGAAGGCCAGAGGGCTGGACCGACCGCTCTGGGAGCGCTACACGAACTACATGGTCGGCATGGCGACGCTGGACTGGGGGTGGTCCGAGACGCGGTCACAGCCGGTGACGCAGGCCATCGCCGAGGCGTGGCCGTACTCCGTGATGTACGGGACGCCCGCGCTGATCATCTCCACCGTCCTCGGCGTCGCCATCGGCCTCTACTCCGCGACGCACCGGAACTCGCTGGAGGACTACGCGGCGTCCGCGTTCGCCTTCTTCGGCATCAGCATCCCGGACTTCTGGTTCGCCATCCTGATGATTCTCGTCTTCGGGGTGTGGTTGGGGTGGATTCCCATCTACTACCACTCCGACGTGCCGTGGCTCTCGCTCGAGAACGCCCGGCAACTGGTCGCCCCGACGCTCGTCGTCACGCTCTCCTCCATCGCCAGCGAGATGCGCTTCTCGCGCGCGACGGCGCTGGAGTACGTCAACGCGGAGTTCGTCAAGACGGCGAAGGCGAAGGGGGCGAACAGTTGGCGTCGGGTGACGCGGCACATCTTCCGGCCCGCGCTGGTCCCCCTCTCGACCATCCTCGTCGGCGACATCCTGAACATCGTCCTCGTGAGTTCGTACCTCGTGGAGGTGGTGTTCGGCATCCCGGGACTCGGGCAGTTGAGCTACAAGGCCATCCTCCAGCAGGACGTGGCGCTGGTCCTCGCGACGGTGCTCATCCCGACGTTCATCGCCATCGTCGGCAACCTGTTTCAGGACCTCGCGTACACGGTGCTGGACCCCCGCATCGACTACGGTGATCGGTGA
- a CDS encoding type 1 glutamine amidotransferase domain-containing protein — protein sequence MSETTALFIVSEAGYWGEECVEPLTTLSDAGVDVTVATPTGEKPVVDERSVDPDEVGEETSEKVLEVHENDERLADPEPVAAVDATDYDAVVLPGGHGTEWDVNQDRHVRQALLSAVGGDRGKALVVCHAVGILAFTREADGSFLVEDREVTGFPNEWEEGIVDENDLMPDGRKLPYWVEDEVKAAGGVWDAELDQDASVTVDGDLVTARGPGSSAAAAETLLEELGVELEA from the coding sequence ATGTCCGAAACGACAGCGCTGTTCATCGTCAGCGAAGCCGGGTACTGGGGCGAAGAGTGCGTCGAGCCGTTGACGACGCTCTCGGACGCGGGCGTCGATGTCACCGTCGCGACGCCGACGGGCGAAAAGCCCGTCGTAGACGAACGCTCCGTTGACCCCGACGAGGTGGGCGAGGAGACGTCCGAGAAGGTGCTGGAGGTACACGAGAACGACGAGCGACTGGCCGACCCCGAACCGGTCGCGGCGGTGGACGCCACCGACTACGACGCCGTCGTCCTCCCCGGCGGCCACGGTACCGAGTGGGACGTCAATCAGGACCGCCACGTGCGACAGGCGCTTCTGAGCGCCGTCGGCGGCGACCGGGGGAAGGCGCTCGTCGTCTGCCACGCCGTCGGCATCCTCGCGTTCACGCGCGAGGCGGACGGGAGCTTCCTCGTCGAGGACCGCGAGGTCACCGGCTTCCCGAACGAGTGGGAGGAGGGCATCGTCGACGAGAACGACCTGATGCCCGACGGGCGGAAACTCCCCTACTGGGTCGAAGACGAGGTGAAGGCCGCCGGCGGCGTCTGGGACGCCGAACTCGACCAGGACGCGAGCGTCACGGTGGACGGTGACCTCGTCACCGCGCGCGGGCCGGGGTCCTCGGCCGCCGCCGCGGAGACGCTACTCGAAGAACTGGGCGTCGAACTCGAAGCGTAG
- a CDS encoding ABC transporter ATP-binding protein — protein MTEPLLSIRNLKTHFHTDDGTVRAVDGVSLDVDRGETVCVVGESGSGKTVTAESITRLVPEPPGEIVDGEVRFDGEDVLSMSERELESLRGGRIGHIFQNPQGALNPVYTVGWQVREAIQLHDDSVTNDEARERTIDLLDRVGIPDATSRVDDYPHEFSGGMKQRVVIAMALASNPDLLIADEPTTALDVTIQMQILRLLNQIQEEFDTGIVMITHDLGVVAEVADRVVVMYAGKVMEEGDVYEIFENPSHPYTRALLECLPGRGERMEAIGGSLPSPTSPPDGCRFHPRCPHAVGDCEAGEQPPMYAVESGDHTVSCVHFEPGADPAVVLGDDGSDAVGGARADGGADGPATERERGGDDR, from the coding sequence ATGACGGAACCACTACTCTCGATACGGAACCTCAAGACGCACTTTCACACGGACGACGGAACGGTACGCGCGGTGGACGGCGTGAGCCTCGACGTCGACCGCGGCGAGACGGTGTGCGTGGTCGGCGAGAGCGGGTCCGGGAAGACGGTCACCGCCGAGTCCATCACGCGACTCGTCCCGGAACCGCCGGGCGAAATCGTCGACGGCGAGGTGCGATTCGACGGCGAGGACGTGCTGTCGATGTCCGAACGCGAACTCGAATCGCTCCGCGGCGGCCGCATCGGCCACATCTTCCAGAACCCGCAGGGGGCGTTGAACCCCGTCTACACCGTCGGCTGGCAGGTCCGCGAGGCCATCCAACTCCACGACGACTCGGTGACGAACGACGAGGCGCGCGAACGCACCATCGACCTGCTGGACCGCGTCGGCATCCCCGACGCGACGAGTCGCGTCGACGACTACCCGCACGAGTTCTCCGGCGGGATGAAACAGCGCGTCGTCATCGCGATGGCGCTGGCGTCGAACCCGGACCTGCTCATCGCCGACGAACCGACGACGGCGCTGGACGTGACCATCCAGATGCAGATTCTCCGCCTCCTGAACCAGATTCAAGAGGAGTTCGACACGGGCATCGTGATGATAACCCACGACCTGGGCGTCGTCGCCGAAGTCGCGGACCGCGTGGTCGTCATGTACGCGGGGAAGGTGATGGAGGAGGGCGACGTGTACGAGATATTCGAGAATCCCTCGCACCCGTACACGCGCGCGCTCCTGGAGTGTCTGCCCGGCCGCGGCGAACGGATGGAGGCCATCGGCGGGTCGCTTCCCTCCCCCACGTCGCCGCCCGACGGCTGTCGGTTCCACCCCCGGTGCCCGCACGCCGTCGGCGACTGCGAAGCCGGCGAGCAACCGCCGATGTACGCCGTCGAGAGCGGCGACCACACCGTCTCGTGCGTCCACTTCGAACCGGGGGCGGACCCCGCCGTCGTCCTCGGCGACGACGGGTCCGACGCCGTCGGCGGTGCGCGCGCGGACGGCGGGGCGGACGGCCCCGCTACCGAGCGCGAACGGGGAGGTGACGACAGATGA
- a CDS encoding transcriptional regulator, with the protein MSESDSDATTRQRIADALRDAPRTASDLSETVGIPRSSAYHHLRHVARSVDSADDDEQFLVAPPECRECGFSAFDDPVNYPSRCPDCRSERIEEAVFKIE; encoded by the coding sequence ATGTCGGAGTCGGACTCGGACGCGACGACGCGGCAGCGAATCGCCGACGCCCTCCGCGACGCCCCGCGGACTGCCTCGGACCTCTCGGAGACGGTCGGTATCCCCCGGTCGTCCGCGTACCACCACCTCAGACACGTCGCTCGGTCCGTCGACTCGGCCGACGACGACGAGCAGTTCCTCGTCGCGCCGCCGGAGTGCCGAGAGTGCGGGTTCTCGGCGTTCGACGACCCGGTGAACTACCCCTCGCGGTGTCCGGACTGTCGGTCCGAACGCATCGAAGAGGCCGTGTTCAAGATAGAGTGA
- a CDS encoding sugar phosphate nucleotidyltransferase, which translates to MKAVVLAGGYATRLWPITKHRPKMFLPVGEETVIDVIFEDLEEDDRISEVFVSTNERFAETFEEYLADSPFEKPTLSVEETVAEDEKFGVVGALEQLIDREGVEEDMVVIAGDNLLSFDVAEFVDFFEEKGTPCLAAYDVGSKERAKSYGLVELDGDRVVDFQEKPDDPKSTLVSIACYAFPAETLPKFDEYLEDGNNPDEPGWFLQWLQNRGDVHAFTFDGAWFDIGTAESYLDAVSWYLDGENFVHDTATVTDSELGENVYVMENSVVEHSTLERSVIFRDSIIRDADIRGTIVDEDTHIENLDLSNALIGAHSHLE; encoded by the coding sequence ATGAAGGCTGTCGTCCTTGCAGGAGGCTACGCGACGCGACTCTGGCCCATCACCAAGCACCGGCCGAAGATGTTCTTGCCGGTGGGCGAAGAGACGGTTATCGACGTGATATTCGAGGACTTGGAGGAGGACGACCGAATCTCCGAAGTGTTCGTCAGCACCAACGAGCGCTTCGCGGAGACGTTCGAGGAGTACCTCGCCGACTCGCCGTTCGAGAAGCCGACGCTCTCCGTCGAGGAGACGGTCGCAGAGGACGAGAAGTTCGGCGTCGTCGGCGCGCTCGAACAGCTAATCGACCGCGAGGGCGTCGAGGAGGACATGGTCGTCATCGCCGGCGACAACCTCCTCTCGTTCGACGTGGCGGAGTTCGTGGACTTCTTCGAGGAGAAGGGGACGCCGTGTCTCGCCGCCTACGACGTGGGGTCGAAGGAGCGGGCGAAGTCGTACGGACTGGTCGAACTCGACGGTGACCGCGTCGTCGACTTCCAGGAGAAGCCCGACGACCCCAAGAGCACGCTCGTCTCCATCGCCTGCTACGCGTTCCCGGCGGAGACGCTGCCGAAGTTCGACGAGTACCTCGAAGACGGCAACAACCCCGACGAACCCGGCTGGTTCCTCCAGTGGCTGCAGAACCGCGGCGACGTGCACGCGTTCACGTTCGACGGCGCGTGGTTCGACATCGGGACGGCCGAGAGCTACCTCGACGCGGTGTCGTGGTACCTCGACGGCGAGAACTTCGTCCACGACACGGCGACGGTGACGGACTCCGAACTCGGCGAGAACGTCTACGTGATGGAGAACAGCGTCGTCGAGCACTCGACGCTGGAGCGGTCGGTCATCTTCCGCGACTCCATCATCCGCGACGCCGACATCCGCGGCACCATCGTCGACGAGGACACGCACATCGAGAACCTCGACCTCTCGAACGCCCTCATCGGCGCGCACTCGCACCTCGAATAG
- a CDS encoding ABC transporter permease, which yields MAAEDYQDRFEDIDWDDLQRSGFDVLTAQSAGFLVSMGLLALVLAYDYFLVSGGDPTVSVATPFDWEFVWDVTQLDWLLVATLVTVTFYAAYPLYDNPRMTRRYWREFRKNRAAVVSGVYLVLVFGLGLVGPLFVAKPELNVLATYQPPVFLSVPQSTVGTCVGPVADGMCQGTWQYPLGTTGQGKGIMESVVYGMRVSLEVGLVTPLIIVLIGTTVGTVAAYSGGLVDELLMRYVDIQLTFPTFFLYLLLLYLYGGTLFLLIVIFGITSWGSTARLVRSEALQRREEEYIQAAQSAGASEFWVIRKHLVPNVSNTVITNASLLIPSLILFEAAFSFLGLGDPTIPSWGQVIAAGRSDIDTAWWISTIPGVFLFTTVLALNFVGDALRDALDPRSED from the coding sequence ATGGCGGCCGAAGACTATCAGGACCGGTTCGAGGACATCGACTGGGACGACCTGCAGCGCTCGGGGTTCGACGTGCTGACCGCACAGAGCGCCGGCTTCCTCGTCTCGATGGGACTGCTGGCGCTCGTCTTGGCGTACGACTACTTCCTCGTCTCGGGCGGCGACCCGACGGTCAGCGTGGCGACGCCGTTCGACTGGGAGTTCGTCTGGGACGTGACCCAACTCGACTGGCTCCTCGTCGCCACTCTCGTCACGGTGACGTTCTACGCCGCCTACCCGCTGTACGACAACCCGCGGATGACGCGGCGCTACTGGCGGGAGTTCCGGAAGAACCGCGCCGCGGTGGTGAGCGGCGTCTACCTCGTCCTCGTCTTCGGACTCGGACTCGTCGGCCCCCTGTTCGTCGCCAAGCCCGAACTGAACGTGCTGGCGACGTACCAGCCGCCGGTGTTCCTCTCGGTGCCGCAGTCGACGGTCGGCACCTGCGTCGGCCCCGTCGCGGACGGCATGTGTCAGGGGACGTGGCAGTACCCGCTCGGCACGACCGGACAGGGGAAGGGCATCATGGAGAGCGTCGTCTACGGGATGCGCGTCAGCCTCGAAGTCGGCCTCGTCACGCCGCTCATCATCGTCCTCATCGGGACCACCGTCGGCACCGTCGCCGCCTACTCGGGCGGTCTCGTGGACGAACTGCTGATGCGGTACGTGGACATCCAGCTGACGTTCCCGACGTTCTTCCTCTACCTGCTCCTCTTGTACCTGTACGGGGGCACGCTGTTCCTCCTCATCGTCATCTTCGGCATCACGAGTTGGGGGTCGACCGCCCGACTCGTCCGCTCGGAGGCGCTGCAGCGACGCGAGGAGGAGTACATCCAGGCCGCCCAGTCCGCGGGAGCCAGCGAGTTCTGGGTCATCCGGAAACATCTCGTCCCGAACGTCTCGAACACCGTCATCACGAACGCGAGCCTGCTCATCCCGAGCCTCATCCTGTTCGAGGCGGCGTTCTCGTTCCTCGGCCTCGGCGACCCGACCATCCCCTCGTGGGGACAGGTCATCGCCGCCGGCCGGAGCGACATCGACACGGCGTGGTGGATATCGACCATCCCCGGCGTGTTCCTCTTCACGACCGTACTGGCACTCAACTTCGTCGGCGACGCGTTGCGCGACGCGCTCGACCCGCGCTCGGAGGACTGA
- a CDS encoding diphthine--ammonia ligase, producing the protein MTESGDWVSLFSGGKDSSWALYRALEAGLNVTRLLTVHPGDDSYMYHVPATHLAALAAESIGIELVEVTPDDLGAAEATDSGDQGDAELEPLEAALEDLAAEMDLAGVTAGAVESEYQTNRIQGMCDRLGIDLFAPLWQEDPRELGVAMIDAGFEIRIVQVAAHGLDESWLGRTLDRDALDELVRLNEEYGVHVLGEGGEFETFVTDGPHMSRPVELEYETVWEGTRGHLEITDARLGE; encoded by the coding sequence ATGACCGAATCCGGCGACTGGGTCAGTCTCTTCTCGGGCGGAAAGGACTCCTCGTGGGCGCTGTACCGCGCGCTCGAAGCGGGCCTGAACGTCACTCGACTGCTCACCGTCCACCCCGGCGACGACTCCTACATGTACCACGTCCCGGCGACGCACCTCGCGGCACTCGCCGCCGAGAGCATCGGCATCGAACTCGTCGAGGTGACGCCCGACGACCTGGGGGCGGCGGAGGCGACGGACTCCGGCGACCAGGGCGACGCCGAACTGGAACCGCTCGAAGCGGCACTCGAAGACCTCGCCGCGGAGATGGACCTCGCGGGCGTCACCGCGGGGGCCGTCGAGAGCGAGTACCAGACGAACCGCATCCAGGGCATGTGCGACCGGCTCGGAATCGACCTGTTCGCACCGCTCTGGCAGGAGGACCCCCGCGAACTCGGCGTGGCCATGATAGACGCCGGGTTCGAGATACGCATCGTTCAGGTCGCCGCGCACGGACTGGACGAGTCGTGGCTGGGGCGGACGCTGGACCGCGACGCACTCGACGAGTTGGTCCGACTCAACGAGGAGTACGGCGTCCACGTCCTCGGCGAGGGCGGCGAGTTCGAGACGTTCGTCACCGACGGGCCGCACATGTCCCGCCCCGTCGAACTGGAGTACGAGACGGTGTGGGAGGGGACGCGCGGCCACCTCGAAATCACGGACGCGCGTCTCGGCGAGTAG
- a CDS encoding right-handed parallel beta-helix repeat-containing protein: MFTVKIAAALFAVSVLVAGVGTESVREAGYERGPALVTTCTAITDPGEYELTRDVVSERYDCFRIESDGVVLDGGGHEITPSDGLRELGVRLAMPTPDHVGVGVRVGSRRPVAAVTVRNVRFVGLDVGVSVSNAENVRISGVGAEDVATGILVTSSGDVFVTNSVVVGSAEDGVVVRDSTGVVVADTTVEDGLVAGVVLESVEDGRLTRVRARGNDGDGLLVAESDGVALDSSRAEANGVGLLLMDSHGVAVTGLVAERNEFAGVGLVRSDGNRIRDVRVGGTTGRRPVLDAPSDLWLYASSENCAENVSVEGGGGWVVYMRDGSTDNRVAALTDGLSSVSFVGSDVAVAFGDALGESGRSSGGAPVVEPTGPAWSYDPATAACS; the protein is encoded by the coding sequence ATGTTCACAGTCAAGATAGCGGCAGCGCTGTTCGCCGTGTCGGTACTCGTCGCCGGCGTCGGCACAGAATCGGTGCGAGAGGCGGGTTACGAACGCGGTCCCGCGCTCGTGACGACGTGCACGGCCATCACGGACCCCGGAGAGTACGAACTCACGCGGGACGTCGTCAGCGAGAGGTACGACTGCTTCCGGATAGAGAGCGACGGCGTCGTCCTCGACGGCGGCGGCCACGAAATCACGCCGAGCGACGGCCTGCGTGAGTTGGGCGTCCGTCTCGCGATGCCGACGCCCGACCACGTCGGCGTCGGCGTCCGCGTCGGGTCGAGGCGTCCCGTCGCGGCCGTGACCGTGCGGAACGTCCGGTTCGTCGGCCTCGACGTCGGTGTCTCCGTCTCGAACGCCGAAAACGTGCGTATCAGCGGCGTCGGCGCCGAAGACGTCGCCACGGGAATTCTCGTGACGTCGTCGGGGGACGTCTTCGTGACCAACTCGGTCGTCGTCGGGAGCGCCGAAGACGGCGTGGTCGTCCGAGATTCGACGGGCGTCGTCGTCGCCGACACGACGGTGGAGGACGGTCTGGTCGCCGGCGTCGTCCTCGAATCCGTCGAAGACGGTCGTCTCACGCGAGTCCGCGCGCGCGGCAACGACGGCGACGGATTGCTCGTGGCGGAGTCGGACGGGGTCGCTCTCGACTCCTCCCGCGCGGAGGCGAACGGCGTCGGCCTCCTGCTGATGGACTCGCACGGCGTCGCGGTGACCGGCCTCGTGGCCGAGCGGAACGAGTTCGCGGGCGTCGGACTCGTGCGGTCGGACGGGAACCGCATCCGGGACGTTCGGGTCGGCGGAACGACCGGACGTCGGCCGGTACTGGACGCGCCGAGCGACCTCTGGCTGTACGCGTCGAGCGAGAACTGCGCGGAGAACGTCTCCGTTGAGGGCGGAGGCGGGTGGGTCGTCTACATGCGGGACGGGTCGACCGACAACCGGGTCGCGGCACTCACCGACGGGCTGTCATCCGTCTCGTTCGTCGGGTCCGACGTCGCCGTGGCGTTCGGCGACGCGCTGGGAGAGTCCGGACGGTCGAGCGGCGGCGCGCCCGTCGTCGAACCGACCGGACCGGCGTGGTCGTACGACCCTGCGACGGCCGCCTGTTCGTGA
- a CDS encoding winged helix-turn-helix domain-containing protein, whose translation MVNDVSPSDEPETTDADGPEPAAAFAVLGSETRLRILRELWESDDRPLGFSTLRARVGMRDPGQFAYHLNRLVGPYVTKSDDGYDIRMAGVNVVWAVVSGELTPGAESKTFPATGDCEDCGGPLRARYEDELFYVECADCGRGYSMAPFPPSGFVDRTEQEVLVAFDRRSRPIYEQVVHDVCPRCAGHGTVSLVDDDADRRAGEPDPSQYEALAVRFRCDVCGLWASERVDVLLTHNDRVAAFHRDNGVDLEEVPIWLRPRRVDANAELRATRPLSFRVRYTAGAATLELVADETLAIDADSMVESGDG comes from the coding sequence GTGGTGAACGACGTGTCGCCGTCCGACGAACCCGAGACCACCGACGCCGACGGACCCGAACCAGCGGCCGCGTTCGCCGTCCTCGGGAGCGAGACGCGGCTCCGAATCCTCCGTGAACTGTGGGAGTCCGACGACCGGCCGCTGGGGTTCTCGACGCTCCGCGCACGGGTCGGGATGCGCGACCCGGGCCAGTTCGCCTACCACCTCAACCGACTCGTCGGACCGTACGTCACCAAGTCCGACGACGGCTACGACATCAGGATGGCGGGTGTGAACGTCGTCTGGGCGGTCGTCTCGGGCGAACTGACCCCCGGTGCCGAGTCGAAGACGTTCCCGGCGACCGGCGACTGCGAGGACTGCGGCGGACCGCTCCGCGCCCGGTACGAGGACGAACTGTTCTACGTCGAGTGCGCCGACTGCGGCCGCGGGTACTCGATGGCGCCGTTTCCACCGAGCGGGTTCGTCGATCGGACGGAGCAGGAGGTACTGGTCGCGTTCGACCGTCGGAGCCGACCGATATACGAACAGGTCGTACACGACGTGTGCCCGCGCTGTGCGGGGCACGGGACGGTGTCGCTCGTCGACGACGACGCCGACCGACGGGCCGGAGAACCGGACCCGTCCCAGTACGAGGCGCTGGCAGTCCGGTTCCGGTGCGACGTGTGCGGCCTGTGGGCGTCCGAACGGGTCGACGTGTTGCTCACGCACAACGACCGCGTCGCGGCGTTCCACCGCGACAACGGCGTCGACCTCGAGGAGGTTCCGATTTGGCTCCGCCCGCGACGCGTCGACGCGAACGCCGAACTCCGCGCGACGCGCCCGCTCTCGTTCCGCGTTCGCTACACCGCGGGCGCGGCGACGCTCGAACTCGTCGCGGACGAGACGCTCGCCATCGACGCCGACTCGATGGTCGAGTCCGGCGACGGGTGA
- a CDS encoding ABC transporter ATP-binding protein has protein sequence MSADAPLLEVRNLKKHYPITEGVLKRQVGNVRAVDGISFAVDRGETVGLVGESGCGKSTAATSLLRLEEPTDGEVLFEGRDITGYDDAELKRFRREAQMIFQDPTSSFDPRMSIGESVAEPLTVHGMRDRERRRRIVEDLLERVGLSAGDIDRYPHEFSGGQKQRIALARALVLNPKLIVADEPVSALDVSIQAEILSLMKDVQEEFGLGMLFISHDLSVVREICDRVAVMYLGEIVEFARTGDLFENPQHPYTRALLSSIPQPDPTKRGSAIELTGDVPSPSNPPSGCRFHTRCPEVIPPDDYEFEQEAWRSVMDLRGRLARDGVDAAAVREFVASETDQSPESVPTERIEREVRREFDIPDSLSDARAESVLSEALGLLANGDQSEARALLAEEFETVCETTAPELRRTPAGHTASCHLVDETQSVSTPSTSD, from the coding sequence ATGAGCGCCGACGCCCCCCTGCTGGAGGTGCGGAACCTGAAGAAACACTACCCCATCACCGAGGGCGTGCTGAAGCGACAGGTGGGGAACGTCCGCGCCGTGGACGGCATCAGCTTCGCCGTCGACCGCGGCGAGACGGTCGGTCTGGTCGGCGAGTCGGGGTGCGGAAAGTCCACGGCGGCCACGTCGTTGCTCCGCCTGGAGGAACCGACCGACGGCGAGGTGCTGTTCGAGGGGCGCGACATCACCGGCTACGACGACGCGGAACTGAAGCGGTTCCGCCGCGAGGCGCAGATGATATTCCAGGACCCGACGTCCAGTTTCGACCCCCGGATGTCCATCGGCGAGTCCGTCGCCGAACCGCTGACCGTCCACGGGATGCGTGACCGCGAACGCCGCCGGCGCATCGTCGAGGACCTGCTGGAACGCGTCGGCCTCTCCGCCGGCGACATCGACCGCTACCCGCACGAGTTCTCCGGCGGGCAGAAACAGCGCATCGCTCTCGCCCGCGCGCTGGTGTTGAACCCGAAACTCATCGTCGCAGACGAGCCCGTCTCGGCGCTGGACGTGTCGATTCAGGCCGAGATTCTCTCGCTGATGAAGGACGTGCAGGAGGAGTTCGGACTGGGGATGCTGTTCATCAGCCACGACCTCTCGGTCGTCCGCGAGATATGCGACCGCGTGGCCGTGATGTACCTCGGCGAGATAGTCGAGTTCGCCCGGACGGGGGACCTGTTCGAGAACCCGCAACACCCGTACACGCGGGCGTTGCTCTCCTCGATTCCGCAACCCGACCCGACGAAGCGCGGCAGCGCCATCGAACTCACCGGCGACGTGCCGAGTCCGTCGAACCCGCCGTCGGGGTGTCGCTTCCACACGCGGTGTCCGGAGGTCATCCCGCCGGACGACTACGAGTTCGAACAGGAGGCGTGGCGGTCGGTGATGGACCTCCGCGGCCGCCTCGCCCGCGACGGCGTCGACGCGGCGGCGGTCCGCGAGTTCGTCGCCAGCGAGACCGACCAGTCGCCCGAGTCGGTCCCGACGGAGCGAATCGAGCGCGAGGTTCGCCGCGAGTTCGACATCCCCGACAGCCTGTCTGACGCCCGCGCGGAGTCCGTACTGTCCGAAGCGCTCGGACTGCTGGCGAACGGCGACCAGTCGGAGGCGCGGGCCCTCCTCGCCGAGGAGTTCGAGACGGTGTGCGAGACGACGGCGCCGGAACTCCGACGGACGCCCGCCGGTCACACGGCGTCGTGCCACCTCGTCGACGAGACGCAGTCCGTCTCGACGCCCTCGACGAGCGACTGA